A window from Cellulomonas sp. C5510 encodes these proteins:
- the xseA gene encoding exodeoxyribonuclease VII large subunit has translation MQQPSPDVPRAAAGPRPGTPPTDLPARALDTTAERPWPVRLLSVKIADYVAKMSPLWVEGQVVQLNRRPGAGIAFLTLRDTDTDMSLPVSLPAQVLASVATPLSEGAHVVVHARPTFWTKRGTLQLNADEVRAVGIGELLARIEHLKRVLAAEGLFDAERKVALPFLPRVVGLVCGRESKAEHDVVVNARARWPQVEFVIREVAVQGAGAVPQVSRAIAELDADPRVEVVVVARGGGSVEDLLPFSNEALVRAAAACRTPLVSAIGHETDTPLLDLVADYRASTPTDAAKRIVPDVGEERARVAQARSRIRAAVEHRVAREAAGLEQVRSRPVLARPGTMVETREADVHRLRETARRCLDHALTGGAAQVRSLAAQVRALSPAATLERGYAVVQTTDGAVVRDATSVAAKDSLRVRLARGELIASVVAVAPGRRRPADADAATDADAAAGGATGS, from the coding sequence GTGCAGCAGCCCTCCCCCGACGTCCCGCGCGCCGCCGCCGGCCCGCGCCCGGGGACGCCCCCGACGGACCTCCCCGCACGGGCCCTCGACACGACGGCGGAGCGCCCGTGGCCGGTGCGGCTGCTGTCCGTGAAGATCGCCGACTACGTCGCGAAGATGTCCCCGCTCTGGGTCGAGGGCCAGGTCGTGCAGCTGAACCGTCGCCCCGGCGCGGGGATCGCGTTCCTCACGCTGCGCGACACGGACACGGACATGTCGCTGCCTGTGTCGCTCCCCGCCCAGGTGCTGGCCTCGGTGGCGACGCCGCTCAGCGAGGGCGCGCACGTCGTGGTGCACGCGCGCCCGACGTTCTGGACCAAGCGCGGCACGCTGCAGCTCAACGCCGACGAGGTCCGAGCCGTCGGGATCGGCGAGCTGCTCGCCCGCATCGAGCACCTCAAGCGCGTGCTGGCGGCCGAGGGGCTGTTCGACGCCGAGCGCAAGGTCGCGCTGCCGTTCCTGCCGCGGGTCGTCGGCCTGGTGTGCGGCCGGGAGTCCAAGGCCGAGCACGACGTCGTCGTGAACGCCCGCGCCCGCTGGCCCCAGGTGGAGTTCGTGATCCGCGAGGTCGCGGTCCAGGGCGCCGGCGCCGTGCCGCAGGTCAGCCGGGCGATCGCCGAGCTCGATGCCGACCCGCGGGTGGAGGTCGTGGTCGTCGCGCGCGGCGGCGGCTCCGTGGAGGACCTGCTGCCGTTCAGCAACGAGGCGCTCGTGCGGGCCGCGGCGGCGTGCCGCACACCGCTGGTGTCGGCCATCGGGCACGAGACGGACACCCCGCTGCTCGATCTCGTCGCGGACTACCGCGCGTCCACCCCGACGGACGCCGCCAAGCGCATCGTGCCGGACGTCGGCGAGGAGCGGGCTCGAGTGGCCCAGGCCCGGTCGCGCATCCGGGCCGCCGTAGAGCACCGGGTGGCACGGGAGGCCGCGGGGCTCGAGCAGGTGCGCAGCCGCCCCGTCCTCGCGCGACCCGGCACGATGGTCGAGACGCGCGAGGCGGACGTGCACCGGCTGCGGGAGACCGCGCGGCGCTGCCTGGACCACGCGCTCACCGGTGGGGCCGCGCAGGTGCGGTCCCTGGCGGCGCAGGTCCGGGCGCTGTCGCCGGCGGCGACCCTGGAACGCGGGTACGCCGTGGTGCAGACCACCGACGGGGCCGTGGTGCGGGACGCCACGAGCGTGGCCGCGAAGGACTCGCTGCGCGTGCGGCTGGCCCGGGGGGAGCTCATCGCATCGGTCGTGGCGGTGGCACCGGGCCGGCGCCGGCCCGCGGACGCGGACGCCGCGACGGACGCGGACGCCGCGGCGGGCGGGGCCACCGGCTCCTGA
- a CDS encoding class I SAM-dependent methyltransferase, with translation MTEDLLAALRCDPEIPAPDLVAVDAADRLLLDEAAPLLDRAAPGTVVVVGDRYGAVTLGAADRFGLSGVRAHTDRLTGELALAGNAARLGGADVFRSLAGLGPELVSGARVVLLLLPRSLDALDEVAGLVARHADPAVAVVAAGREKHMSRAMNEVLARHFGVVRASRGRQKARVLHAVEPRPSAGAAAWPVTARHDDLGLTVCAHGAAFAGARVDIGTRFLVEHLAGAVPDARTAVDLGCGTGVLASALATARPGVEVVATDESAAAVASARATVAANGLGERVRVRRARGTAGIADASADLVLLNPPFHVGAAVHDGVARGLFVEAARVLRPGGELWCVWNSGLGYRPALREAVGPTRQVARNPKFTITASLRA, from the coding sequence ATGACCGAGGACCTGCTCGCCGCGCTGCGCTGCGACCCCGAGATCCCCGCGCCCGACCTGGTCGCGGTGGACGCCGCGGACCGGCTGCTCCTCGACGAGGCCGCGCCGCTGCTCGACCGGGCCGCGCCCGGGACGGTCGTGGTGGTCGGCGACCGGTACGGCGCGGTGACCCTGGGGGCGGCCGACCGGTTCGGCCTCAGCGGGGTCCGCGCGCACACCGACCGGCTCACGGGCGAGCTCGCGCTGGCGGGGAACGCCGCCCGGCTCGGCGGCGCGGACGTGTTCCGGTCGCTCGCCGGGCTCGGCCCGGAGCTCGTGTCCGGGGCGCGGGTCGTGCTGCTCCTGCTGCCGCGGTCGCTCGACGCGCTGGACGAGGTGGCCGGGCTCGTCGCGCGGCACGCCGACCCGGCGGTCGCGGTGGTCGCGGCGGGCCGGGAGAAGCACATGTCCCGGGCCATGAACGAGGTGCTGGCCCGCCACTTCGGCGTCGTGCGGGCCAGCCGCGGGCGGCAGAAGGCCCGGGTGCTGCACGCCGTGGAGCCTCGCCCCTCCGCGGGCGCGGCCGCCTGGCCCGTCACCGCGCGGCACGACGACCTCGGCCTGACGGTGTGCGCGCACGGTGCGGCGTTCGCCGGTGCGCGCGTCGACATCGGGACGCGGTTCCTGGTCGAGCACCTGGCCGGTGCGGTGCCGGACGCCCGCACCGCCGTCGACCTCGGCTGCGGCACCGGTGTGCTGGCGTCCGCGCTGGCCACCGCGCGCCCGGGCGTGGAGGTCGTGGCCACCGACGAGTCCGCGGCGGCCGTCGCGTCCGCCCGGGCGACCGTCGCGGCGAACGGGCTGGGGGAGCGCGTCCGCGTCCGGCGCGCCCGGGGGACCGCCGGGATCGCGGACGCGAGCGCGGACCTCGTCCTGCTGAACCCGCCGTTCCACGTCGGCGCCGCGGTGCACGACGGGGTGGCCCGCGGGTTGTTCGTGGAGGCGGCGCGGGTGCTGCGCCCGGGTGGCGAGCTGTGGTGCGTGTGGAACTCGGGACTGGGGTACCGGCCGGCGCTGCGGGAGGCGGTCGGCCCGACGCGGCAGGTCGCGCGGAACCCGAAGTTCACGATCACCGCGTCCCTGCGGGCCTGA
- the rmuC gene encoding DNA recombination protein RmuC, which produces MTDLALVVALAGSLFVGVAVGWLAASGRSAARLRAAEVEAARWRASAEVRGELGGTAGEERQADRFRALAADALAQSSEQFLALAHQSLAARHQEQSGDLAQREQAVRALVDPLARTLDAVRAELRTAEQARAQGDAALGEQVRQMREEAGRLREETARLVTSLRSSQVRGRWGEVQLRRVVEAAGMLPHVDFVEQDQVRTDDGLLRPDMVVHLAGGKRVVVDAKVAFLGFLEAVEATDAAERQRRTAAHARHVRAHVDQLAAKRYWDQFAPAPEFVVMFVPAEAFLHAALDVDPGIVERAFEQNVVIATPMTLLALLRTVAYAWRQDALADNAQAVLDLGKELHGRIATLGGHLSKVGRAIDGAATAYNQSIASLESRVLVSARRFADLRVVDTDLPTPQPVERRLSVVTAPELVAWEEARVVGLDGGTVPGPGDERHRSAALGALDDAVLGEPGGIAAPDEHGTRGGAPA; this is translated from the coding sequence ATGACGGATCTCGCGCTCGTGGTCGCGCTCGCCGGCTCGCTGTTCGTCGGCGTGGCGGTGGGCTGGCTCGCCGCGTCCGGTCGCTCCGCGGCGCGCCTGCGGGCCGCGGAGGTCGAGGCCGCGCGGTGGCGCGCGTCCGCGGAGGTCCGGGGCGAGCTCGGCGGGACGGCCGGCGAGGAGCGGCAGGCGGACCGGTTCCGGGCGCTCGCCGCCGACGCGCTCGCCCAGAGCAGCGAGCAGTTCCTCGCGCTGGCGCACCAGAGCCTCGCCGCACGGCACCAGGAGCAGTCCGGCGACCTGGCCCAGCGCGAGCAGGCCGTCCGGGCCCTCGTGGACCCGCTGGCGCGGACGCTCGACGCGGTGCGCGCGGAGCTCCGCACGGCCGAGCAGGCGCGGGCGCAGGGCGACGCGGCGCTCGGCGAGCAGGTGCGCCAGATGCGCGAGGAGGCCGGGCGGCTGCGGGAGGAGACCGCGCGGCTCGTGACGTCGCTGCGGTCGTCGCAGGTGCGGGGCCGCTGGGGCGAGGTGCAGCTGCGCCGGGTCGTCGAGGCCGCCGGGATGCTGCCGCACGTCGACTTCGTGGAGCAGGACCAGGTCCGCACGGACGACGGGCTGCTGAGGCCCGACATGGTGGTGCACCTGGCGGGCGGCAAGCGCGTGGTGGTGGACGCCAAGGTGGCGTTCCTCGGCTTCCTGGAAGCGGTCGAGGCGACGGACGCGGCGGAGCGGCAGCGGCGCACCGCGGCGCACGCACGGCACGTCCGCGCCCACGTCGACCAGCTCGCCGCGAAGCGCTACTGGGACCAGTTCGCGCCGGCGCCCGAGTTCGTCGTGATGTTCGTGCCGGCGGAGGCGTTCCTGCACGCGGCGCTCGACGTCGACCCGGGGATCGTCGAGCGGGCGTTCGAGCAGAACGTCGTGATCGCCACCCCCATGACGCTGCTCGCCCTGCTGCGGACCGTCGCGTACGCCTGGCGGCAGGACGCGCTCGCCGACAACGCCCAGGCGGTCCTCGACCTGGGCAAGGAGCTGCACGGCCGCATCGCGACGCTCGGTGGGCACCTGTCCAAGGTCGGCCGGGCGATCGACGGCGCGGCCACGGCGTACAACCAGTCGATCGCGTCGCTCGAGTCGCGCGTCCTCGTGTCCGCGCGCCGGTTCGCGGACCTGCGCGTCGTCGACACCGACCTGCCCACGCCGCAGCCGGTCGAGCGGCGGCTATCGGTCGTCACCGCCCCGGAGCTCGTGGCGTGGGAGGAGGCGCGCGTCGTGGGGCTGGACGGCGGGACCGTGCCCGGACCCGGCGACGAACGCCACCGGTCCGCGGCACTGGGTGCGCTGGACGACGCGGTGCTCGGGGAGCCCGGTGGGATCGCGGCGCCGGACGAGCACGGCACCCGGGGCGGCGCGCCGGCCTGA
- a CDS encoding ABC transporter ATP-binding protein, translated as MTADEPLSPARPDDAAPSGGAAAADAAPAPASPPSAAPALSIQGLWKRFGTKIAVADVSLEVPAGSLYGLVGPNGAGKTTTLSMATGLLRPDFGRVVVRGHDLWSDPLPVKRMLGVLPDGVRLFDRLTGAQLVTYAGLLHGLDRATVGDRTADLLRAFDLTADADTLVVDYSAGMTKKIALACALVHAPRVLVLDEPFEAVDPVSAANIRDILASYVADGGTVVVSSHVMDLVQRMCDHVAVIAAGRVLAQGTVDEVRGAASLEDRFVELVGGRRSEEGLAWLHTSSD; from the coding sequence ATGACCGCGGACGAGCCCCTGAGCCCTGCCCGGCCCGACGACGCGGCCCCGTCCGGCGGCGCCGCTGCGGCGGACGCGGCGCCGGCCCCCGCCTCGCCCCCGTCCGCGGCGCCGGCCCTGTCCATCCAGGGCCTGTGGAAGCGGTTCGGCACCAAGATCGCCGTCGCCGACGTCTCCCTCGAGGTGCCGGCCGGCTCGCTGTACGGCCTCGTCGGCCCGAACGGCGCCGGCAAGACGACGACGCTGTCGATGGCCACCGGCCTGCTGCGCCCCGACTTCGGCCGCGTGGTCGTGCGAGGCCACGACCTGTGGTCCGACCCCCTGCCCGTCAAGCGCATGCTGGGCGTGCTGCCCGACGGCGTCCGCCTGTTCGACCGCCTCACCGGTGCCCAGCTCGTGACCTACGCCGGGCTGCTGCACGGCCTGGACCGCGCGACCGTCGGGGACCGCACCGCCGACCTGCTGCGGGCGTTCGACCTCACCGCGGACGCCGACACGCTCGTCGTCGACTACTCGGCGGGCATGACCAAGAAGATCGCGCTGGCGTGCGCGCTCGTCCACGCCCCGCGCGTGCTCGTGCTGGACGAGCCGTTCGAGGCGGTCGACCCGGTGTCGGCGGCGAACATCCGGGACATCCTCGCGTCGTACGTCGCGGACGGCGGCACGGTGGTCGTGTCGTCGCACGTCATGGACCTGGTGCAGCGCATGTGCGACCACGTCGCCGTGATCGCGGCCGGCCGGGTGCTGGCGCAGGGCACGGTGGACGAGGTGCGCGGCGCGGCGTCCCTGGAGGACCGCTTCGTGGAGCTGGTCGGCGGCCGCCGCAGCGAGGAGGGGCTGGCGTGGTTGCACACCTCGTCCGACTGA
- a CDS encoding 4-hydroxy-3-methylbut-2-enyl diphosphate reductase, with the protein MTPDTAPAPDARTGGRVLLAAPRGYCAGVDRAVVAVEQALEHYGAPVYVRKEIVHNRHVVDTLAARGAVFVDETDEVPEGARVVFSAHGVSPAVRAAAAARSLRTIDATCPLVTKVHREAVRFAADDLDVLLIGHPGHEEVEGTQGEAPDHVQVVASPEAVADVTVRDESRVVWISQTTLSVDETMETVRRLRERFPLLQDPPSDDICYATQNRQVAVKKLAPECDVVLTVGSANSSNSVRLVEVALEAGAGASYRVDSAAQVDPAWLAGARTVGVTSGASVPEILVRDVLDVLAAHGFADVEEVRTATEDLMFSLPRELRSDLRAAGADDPRPRRGERRDLAVRPV; encoded by the coding sequence GTGACGCCTGACACCGCGCCCGCGCCGGACGCCCGCACCGGCGGGCGTGTGCTGCTGGCCGCCCCGCGCGGGTACTGCGCCGGGGTCGACCGCGCGGTCGTCGCCGTGGAGCAGGCGCTGGAGCACTACGGGGCCCCGGTGTACGTGCGCAAGGAGATCGTCCACAACCGCCACGTCGTCGACACGCTCGCGGCGCGTGGCGCGGTGTTCGTCGACGAGACCGACGAGGTGCCGGAGGGCGCGCGCGTGGTGTTCTCGGCCCACGGCGTCTCCCCCGCGGTGCGAGCAGCCGCCGCGGCGCGGTCGCTGCGCACCATCGACGCGACGTGCCCGCTCGTCACCAAGGTGCACCGCGAGGCGGTGCGGTTCGCCGCCGACGACCTCGACGTGCTGCTGATCGGGCACCCGGGTCACGAGGAGGTCGAGGGCACGCAGGGCGAGGCGCCGGACCACGTGCAGGTCGTCGCGTCCCCCGAGGCTGTCGCCGACGTGACCGTGCGGGACGAGAGCCGCGTGGTGTGGATCTCGCAGACCACGCTGTCCGTCGACGAGACGATGGAGACGGTGCGCCGGCTGCGCGAGCGGTTCCCGCTGCTGCAGGACCCGCCGAGCGACGACATCTGCTACGCCACGCAGAACCGGCAGGTGGCGGTGAAGAAGCTCGCGCCGGAGTGCGACGTGGTCCTCACGGTCGGGTCGGCGAACTCCTCGAACTCGGTGCGCCTGGTCGAGGTGGCTCTGGAGGCCGGCGCGGGGGCGTCGTACCGCGTGGACTCGGCCGCCCAGGTGGATCCCGCGTGGCTGGCGGGCGCCCGGACGGTCGGTGTCACGTCGGGGGCGTCGGTGCCCGAGATCCTGGTGCGGGACGTGCTGGACGTCCTGGCGGCGCACGGCTTCGCCGACGTGGAGGAGGTCCGCACCGCGACGGAGGACCTCATGTTCTCGCTGCCGAGGGAGCTGCGGTCGGACCTGCGCGCGGCGGGTGCGGACGACCCGCGGCCCCGCCGGGGCGAGCGCCGCGACCTGGCGGTCCGCCCGGTCTGA
- the ychF gene encoding redox-regulated ATPase YchF translates to MALTIGIVGLPNVGKSTLFNALTRAQVLAANYPFATIEPNVGVVPLPDPRLEKLAEIFGSERILPATVSFVDIAGIVKGASEGEGLGNKFLANIREADAICQVTRAFADPDVVHVDGRVSPRDDIETINTELVLADLQTLEKIVPRLEKEVRAKKADPAELAAAQAAQAVLETGQTLFQGAKAAGLDLADLAPLQLMTAKPFIYVFNTDDAGLADTAMQEELRALVAPADAIFLDAKFESDLVELEPDEAKEMLAENGQEEAGLDQLARVGFHTLGLQTYLTAGPKESRAWTIRQGWTAPQAAGVIHTDFQKGFIKAEVISFDDLVEAGSVAAARSAGKARIEGKDYVMADGDVVEFRFNV, encoded by the coding sequence GTGGCACTCACCATCGGCATCGTCGGCCTGCCCAACGTCGGCAAGTCCACCCTCTTCAACGCCCTGACCCGCGCGCAGGTGCTCGCGGCGAACTACCCGTTCGCCACCATCGAGCCGAACGTCGGCGTCGTGCCGCTGCCCGACCCGCGGCTGGAGAAGCTCGCGGAGATCTTCGGCAGCGAGCGGATCCTGCCCGCGACCGTGTCGTTCGTCGACATCGCCGGCATCGTCAAGGGCGCCAGCGAGGGCGAGGGGCTGGGCAACAAGTTCCTCGCGAACATCCGCGAGGCCGACGCCATCTGCCAGGTGACGCGCGCCTTCGCCGACCCCGACGTCGTGCACGTGGACGGGCGCGTGTCGCCGCGCGACGACATCGAGACGATCAACACCGAGCTCGTCCTCGCCGACCTCCAGACGCTCGAGAAGATCGTGCCCCGGCTCGAGAAGGAGGTCCGCGCCAAGAAGGCGGACCCGGCCGAGCTCGCCGCCGCCCAGGCCGCGCAGGCCGTGCTGGAGACGGGCCAGACGCTCTTCCAGGGCGCGAAGGCCGCCGGGCTCGACCTGGCGGACCTCGCCCCGCTGCAGCTCATGACGGCCAAGCCGTTCATCTACGTGTTCAACACCGACGACGCCGGCCTGGCGGACACCGCGATGCAGGAGGAGCTGCGCGCGCTCGTCGCCCCGGCCGACGCCATCTTCCTCGACGCGAAGTTCGAGTCCGACCTGGTCGAGCTCGAGCCGGACGAGGCGAAGGAGATGCTCGCCGAGAACGGCCAGGAGGAGGCGGGCCTCGACCAGCTCGCCCGCGTCGGGTTCCACACCCTCGGCCTGCAGACCTACCTGACGGCCGGGCCGAAGGAGTCGCGCGCCTGGACGATCCGGCAGGGCTGGACGGCCCCGCAGGCCGCCGGCGTCATCCACACGGACTTCCAGAAGGGCTTCATCAAGGCCGAGGTCATCTCGTTCGACGACCTGGTCGAGGCCGGCTCGGTGGCCGCCGCGCGGTCCGCCGGCAAGGCCCGCATCGAGGGCAAGGACTACGTGATGGCCGACGGCGACGTGGTGGAGTTCCGCTTCAACGTCTGA
- a CDS encoding SDR family NAD(P)-dependent oxidoreductase produces the protein MDLQLTGRRAFVSGSTQGIGHAIARGLLDEGAEVVVNGRDAGRVDAAVALLRDAVPGAVVSGIAADLADAAQVERLLDELGEVDVLVVNAGVFDVAPFDRLTDADWQRHLDLNLLSAVRLTRRLLGPMLGRGWGRVVLISSESGVDVPADMTHYGVTKAALLALGNGLAKTTRGTGVTVNTVLGGPTWSDGVATTVEQIAGAQGVVPADLKASLATARTTSLLQRFIEPEEIARLAVYLASPVSSATNGAAVRADGGVLTTLL, from the coding sequence ACGGGGGCTGCTGGACGAGGGCGCCGAGGTGGTGGTCAACGGGCGCGACGCCGGCCGGGTCGACGCCGCCGTGGCGCTGCTGCGCGACGCCGTCCCGGGCGCCGTCGTGTCCGGCATCGCCGCCGACCTCGCCGACGCCGCACAGGTCGAGCGGCTGCTGGACGAGCTCGGGGAGGTCGACGTGCTCGTCGTCAACGCCGGGGTCTTCGACGTGGCGCCGTTCGACCGGCTCACGGACGCCGACTGGCAGCGCCACCTCGACCTCAACCTCCTGAGCGCCGTGCGCCTCACCCGCCGGCTGCTCGGCCCGATGCTCGGCCGCGGGTGGGGCCGCGTCGTGCTGATCAGCAGCGAGTCCGGGGTGGACGTCCCGGCCGACATGACGCACTACGGCGTCACCAAGGCCGCCCTGCTCGCGCTGGGGAACGGCCTGGCGAAGACCACCCGCGGCACCGGGGTCACGGTCAACACCGTCCTCGGCGGGCCGACGTGGTCCGACGGCGTCGCCACGACCGTGGAGCAGATCGCGGGCGCCCAGGGCGTGGTGCCCGCCGACCTCAAGGCGTCCCTGGCCACCGCTCGCACCACGTCGCTGCTGCAGCGGTTCATCGAGCCCGAGGAGATCGCCCGGCTCGCGGTGTACCTCGCCAGCCCGGTGTCGTCGGCCACGAACGGCGCCGCCGTCCGTGCGGACGGGGGCGTGCTCACGACGCTGCTGTGA
- a CDS encoding exodeoxyribonuclease VII small subunit, whose translation MGPVSATTPAPDAPGVAELSYEQARDELVAVVSRLEAGGATLEESLALWERGEALAARCQEWLDGARARLDAARTSDDAPDAPAGEGRPA comes from the coding sequence ATGGGACCCGTGAGCGCCACCACCCCCGCACCGGACGCCCCGGGCGTCGCCGAGCTGTCCTACGAGCAGGCCCGTGACGAGCTGGTCGCGGTCGTCTCCCGCCTGGAGGCCGGTGGCGCGACCCTGGAGGAGTCGCTGGCGCTGTGGGAGCGCGGCGAGGCGCTGGCCGCCCGCTGCCAGGAGTGGCTCGACGGCGCGCGGGCCCGGCTGGACGCCGCCCGGACCTCCGACGACGCCCCCGACGCACCGGCCGGTGAGGGCCGCCCGGCCTGA
- a CDS encoding carbohydrate kinase — translation MSEQSAPATARALVVGEALVDVVLRPGDEPAEHPGGSPANVAIGLGRLGRRVDLLTWLGDDAHGDLVRTHLESSGVHVLAGDRRPEHTPVARAHVDEAGVASYEFDLTWDLPDRWDEGDGEALVVHTGSIATVIEPGGEAVARLLADRREGATLTYDPNLRPALMGSPEQTLPVVERLVGLADVVKVSDEDLGWLHPGVPPVEVARDWVGRGPALVVVTLGGEGALAVTAGGDELTVTAPRVQVADTVGAGDSFMAGLVDGLWTAGLLGADAREQLREVDVATVERVLARCVAIAAITVSRAGANPPTSAELGEA, via the coding sequence ATGTCCGAGCAGTCCGCCCCCGCCACCGCCCGCGCGCTCGTCGTCGGGGAGGCCCTCGTCGACGTCGTGCTGCGGCCGGGCGACGAGCCCGCCGAGCACCCTGGCGGCAGCCCCGCGAACGTGGCGATCGGCCTCGGCCGGCTCGGGCGCCGCGTGGACCTGCTCACCTGGCTCGGGGACGACGCCCACGGCGACCTGGTGCGCACGCACCTGGAGTCCTCCGGCGTCCACGTGCTCGCCGGGGACCGCCGACCGGAGCACACCCCGGTCGCCCGCGCGCACGTCGACGAGGCCGGCGTGGCGAGCTACGAGTTCGACCTGACGTGGGACCTCCCGGACCGCTGGGACGAGGGCGACGGCGAGGCGCTGGTCGTGCACACCGGGTCGATCGCCACGGTCATCGAGCCGGGCGGCGAGGCGGTCGCCCGGCTGCTCGCGGACCGCAGGGAGGGCGCGACGCTGACGTACGACCCCAACCTGCGGCCCGCGCTCATGGGCTCTCCGGAGCAGACGCTGCCCGTCGTGGAGCGGCTCGTCGGCCTGGCGGACGTCGTCAAGGTGTCGGACGAGGACCTGGGCTGGCTCCACCCGGGTGTGCCCCCGGTGGAGGTCGCGCGCGACTGGGTCGGGCGCGGACCGGCGCTCGTCGTGGTGACACTCGGCGGCGAGGGCGCGCTGGCGGTCACCGCGGGCGGCGACGAGCTGACCGTGACGGCGCCGCGGGTGCAGGTCGCGGACACCGTCGGCGCGGGCGACTCGTTCATGGCCGGGCTGGTCGACGGCCTGTGGACCGCCGGCCTGCTCGGCGCGGACGCGCGCGAGCAGCTGCGGGAGGTCGACGTGGCGACGGTCGAGCGGGTGCTCGCGCGCTGCGTGGCGATCGCCGCGATCACCGTGTCGCGCGCCGGCGCAAACCCGCCCACGTCCGCGGAGCTCGGCGAGGCCTGA